The Haloplanus salinarum genome includes a region encoding these proteins:
- a CDS encoding presenilin family intramembrane aspartyl protease PSH: MNAREARGVAVAAALFLLVQVGALAMVGPFETAGYQAVEDPSDPTNSLVYFAAILVATGAMLAAFKYAFERAVRAVVVLSSALVSWYVFGVVTPPLVVVGAVNVLAVALSVGVAVALLVYPEWYVIDGAGVVMGIGAGALFGISFGLLPAIVLLSVLAVYDAISVYGTRHMLSLAEGVMDLRVPVILVVPLTLSYSLLDDDFGGANEVHEDDDPVAADGEGSGDADGAEGERNAFFIGLGDAVMPTVMVASGAFFSPAPSLGVAALPALNLPALLAMVGTFLGLGVLLWAVMKGRAHAGLPLLNGGAIGGYLLGSTLAGVSLVRALGLAPYL, translated from the coding sequence ATGAACGCACGCGAGGCCCGTGGCGTCGCCGTCGCCGCGGCGCTGTTCTTGCTCGTCCAGGTCGGCGCGCTGGCGATGGTCGGCCCGTTCGAGACGGCCGGCTATCAGGCCGTCGAGGACCCCTCCGACCCGACCAACAGCCTCGTCTACTTCGCCGCCATCCTCGTCGCCACAGGGGCGATGCTCGCGGCCTTCAAGTACGCCTTCGAGCGGGCTGTCCGGGCGGTCGTCGTCCTCTCCAGTGCCCTCGTCTCGTGGTACGTCTTCGGCGTCGTCACCCCGCCGCTGGTCGTCGTCGGCGCCGTCAACGTCCTCGCGGTCGCCCTCTCGGTCGGCGTCGCCGTCGCGTTGCTGGTCTACCCCGAGTGGTACGTCATCGACGGCGCCGGCGTGGTGATGGGCATCGGCGCCGGCGCCCTGTTCGGCATCAGTTTCGGCCTCCTGCCCGCCATCGTTCTCCTGTCCGTGCTCGCGGTGTACGACGCCATCAGCGTCTACGGGACCCGCCACATGCTCAGCCTCGCCGAGGGCGTGATGGACCTCCGCGTGCCCGTCATCCTCGTCGTCCCGCTCACGCTCTCGTACTCGCTGCTCGACGACGACTTCGGCGGCGCGAACGAGGTCCACGAGGACGACGATCCGGTGGCGGCGGACGGCGAGGGGAGCGGCGATGCGGACGGCGCCGAGGGCGAACGGAACGCCTTCTTCATCGGCCTCGGCGACGCCGTGATGCCGACGGTGATGGTCGCGAGCGGCGCCTTCTTCTCGCCGGCGCCGTCGCTCGGCGTGGCCGCCCTCCCCGCGCTCAACCTCCCCGCGCTCCTGGCGATGGTTGGGACCTTCCTCGGGCTCGGCGTCCTGCTGTGGGCGGTGATGAAGGGACGGGCTCACGCCGGTCTGCCGCTCCTGAACGGCGGCGCCATCGGCGGCTACCTCCTCGGATCGACTCTCGCGGGCGTGTCGCTCGTGCGGGCGCTCGGCCTGGCGCCGTACCTCTAA
- a CDS encoding H/ACA ribonucleoprotein complex subunit GAR1 yields MRRLGTVTRTAQGLAIVRPDDGDDGDDAPDIGTMAVDESLSGVGRVVDVFGPVDRPYLAVSPDDRIRLPDLLGEKLYTR; encoded by the coding sequence GTGCGCCGTCTCGGCACCGTCACCCGGACCGCACAGGGTCTCGCCATCGTCCGCCCCGACGACGGCGACGACGGCGACGACGCACCCGACATCGGCACGATGGCCGTCGACGAGTCGCTCTCGGGCGTGGGTCGCGTCGTCGACGTCTTCGGGCCCGTCGACCGCCCCTACCTCGCCGTCTCGCCCGACGACCGCATCCGGTTGCCCGACCTCCTCGGCGAGAAACTGTACACGCGCTAG
- the srp19 gene encoding signal recognition particle subunit SRP19 yields MVENVIWPAYLDATKSRAEGRRVPLDEAIDDPTVDEIAESVQQVGYDAVIERDKTYPREYEPRGRVLVKGADDASKTDLVQAVAAYVAILRD; encoded by the coding sequence ATGGTGGAGAACGTCATCTGGCCGGCCTACCTGGACGCGACGAAGAGTCGCGCCGAAGGGCGGCGCGTCCCCCTCGACGAGGCGATCGACGACCCGACGGTCGACGAGATCGCCGAGTCCGTCCAGCAGGTCGGCTACGACGCGGTCATCGAACGTGACAAGACCTACCCTCGGGAGTACGAACCCCGCGGCCGGGTGCTCGTCAAGGGGGCGGACGACGCCTCGAAGACCGACCTCGTCCAGGCCGTCGCGGCCTACGTGGCGATCCTACGGGACTGA
- the btuC gene encoding vitamin B12 ABC transporter permease BtuC has translation MHVGVRTGAWVGGLSATLVAVALVSSAVGPVTIGVGSVADIALAALLGGTSDAPTTHRTIVLSIRMPRIALGAVVGFALAAAGTVMQGFFRNPMADPSIVGVSAGAATGAVAAIVAPVSVPFGLPAAAFAGALLAAFGVYLIASEGGRTPVETLLLAGIAVQTFLGAVVSFLLVNAGRDLREAIYWLMGHLHDSTWTEATVAAAVVVPGFFALLAYARDLNVLLLGEEDAHSLGIEVERTKRLLLAVSSLLTAAAVAVAGVIGFVGLVVPHVMRLLVGPDHRILLPTSALAGAAFLVATDTIARSGTAEVPVGIVTAAVGAPFFLYLLRNREVNAP, from the coding sequence ATGCACGTCGGCGTTCGGACGGGCGCGTGGGTCGGCGGGTTGTCCGCCACGCTCGTGGCCGTGGCGCTCGTCAGTTCCGCCGTCGGCCCGGTCACCATCGGCGTCGGGAGCGTCGCCGACATCGCGCTCGCGGCCCTCCTCGGTGGGACCAGCGACGCCCCGACGACCCACCGGACCATCGTCCTCTCGATCCGGATGCCCCGGATCGCCCTGGGTGCCGTCGTCGGCTTCGCGCTCGCGGCCGCGGGGACGGTCATGCAGGGCTTCTTCCGGAACCCCATGGCCGACCCCTCCATCGTCGGCGTCTCCGCGGGGGCGGCCACCGGCGCCGTCGCCGCCATCGTCGCGCCCGTCTCGGTGCCTTTCGGCCTGCCCGCCGCCGCCTTCGCCGGCGCCCTGCTCGCCGCCTTCGGCGTCTACCTCATCGCGAGCGAGGGCGGCCGGACGCCCGTCGAGACGCTGTTGCTCGCCGGTATCGCGGTCCAGACGTTCCTCGGGGCGGTCGTCTCCTTTCTCCTCGTCAACGCGGGTCGTGACCTCCGGGAGGCCATCTACTGGCTGATGGGCCACCTCCACGACAGCACGTGGACCGAGGCGACCGTCGCCGCGGCCGTCGTCGTCCCCGGCTTCTTCGCCCTGCTCGCCTACGCGCGCGACCTGAACGTCCTCCTCCTCGGCGAGGAGGACGCCCACTCGCTGGGCATCGAGGTCGAGCGCACGAAGCGACTCCTCCTCGCCGTCTCGAGTCTCCTGACCGCGGCCGCCGTCGCCGTCGCCGGCGTCATCGGCTTCGTCGGCCTCGTCGTCCCGCACGTCATGCGGCTGCTCGTCGGTCCCGATCACCGCATCCTCCTCCCCACGAGCGCGCTGGCCGGCGCCGCCTTCCTCGTCGCCACGGACACGATTGCCCGCTCCGGCACCGCCGAGGTTCCGGTCGGCATCGTCACCGCCGCCGTCGGCGCCCCTTTCTTCCTCTACCTGCTCCGAAACCGCGAGGTGAACGCGCCGTGA
- a CDS encoding ABC transporter ATP-binding protein yields MTDPAIAVDDVVVEFGGVTVLDGVSTTVPSGTFVGLVGPNGAGKTTLLRTITGALDPTAGSVAVTGERLADRSSRAASRLVATVPQSTASTFAFDVRRIVAMGRTPHVDRLGSPTPADRRAVATAMERTDVTDFADRPVTEVSGGERQRVFLARALAQDTPVLLLDEPTSDLDVNHQVRTLELVAALVEEGRTVVAAIHDLDLAARYCDELRLLADGRIRAAGPPESVLTDATVEAAFDTRATVVDHPVTGTASVTAFAGVDAGDAAGRVHVVGGGGAATPLLHRLDAAGFDLSVGPVGAADRDAETARALDADPVTVPPYASVDDATRATVAERVRRADATVVAPVAVADGNLPALRVAGETTSLVVVDGGPFEARNHAGAAGRRVDATLRERGHVVAAADLVDAVRTAVAADGDGVRSQYGSVDSDGPRP; encoded by the coding sequence GTGACCGACCCCGCAATCGCCGTCGACGACGTCGTCGTCGAGTTCGGGGGCGTGACCGTCCTCGACGGGGTGTCGACGACCGTCCCCTCGGGAACCTTCGTCGGTCTCGTCGGCCCCAACGGCGCGGGGAAGACGACGCTGCTCCGGACGATCACCGGCGCGCTCGACCCCACCGCGGGGAGCGTCGCGGTGACCGGTGAGCGACTCGCAGACCGCTCCTCCCGCGCGGCGAGTCGTCTCGTGGCGACCGTCCCCCAGTCCACCGCCTCGACGTTCGCGTTCGACGTGCGCCGGATCGTGGCGATGGGCCGGACACCCCACGTGGACCGACTCGGCTCGCCCACCCCCGCCGACCGGCGGGCGGTCGCGACGGCGATGGAACGGACCGACGTCACCGACTTCGCCGACCGCCCGGTGACCGAGGTCAGCGGCGGCGAGCGCCAGCGGGTGTTCCTCGCCCGCGCGCTCGCCCAGGACACGCCCGTCCTCCTCCTCGACGAGCCGACATCGGACCTCGACGTGAACCACCAGGTGCGGACGCTGGAACTCGTCGCGGCCCTCGTCGAGGAGGGGCGGACCGTCGTCGCCGCCATCCACGACCTCGACCTGGCGGCGCGGTACTGCGACGAACTCCGGCTGCTCGCGGACGGCCGGATCCGGGCCGCCGGCCCGCCCGAGTCGGTCCTCACCGACGCGACCGTCGAGGCCGCGTTCGACACCCGGGCGACGGTCGTCGACCACCCCGTCACCGGCACGGCGTCGGTGACCGCGTTCGCCGGCGTGGACGCGGGCGACGCCGCCGGTCGCGTCCACGTCGTCGGCGGCGGCGGCGCGGCCACGCCCCTCCTCCACCGCCTCGACGCCGCCGGCTTCGACCTCTCGGTCGGCCCCGTCGGCGCGGCCGACCGCGACGCCGAGACGGCGCGGGCCCTCGACGCCGACCCCGTGACCGTCCCGCCGTACGCGTCCGTTGACGACGCGACCCGCGCCACCGTCGCCGAGCGCGTCCGCCGTGCCGACGCCACCGTGGTCGCTCCCGTCGCCGTCGCCGACGGCAACCTCCCCGCACTCCGGGTCGCCGGCGAAACCACGTCGCTCGTCGTCGTCGACGGCGGCCCCTTCGAGGCGCGCAACCACGCCGGTGCCGCCGGCCGACGGGTGGACGCGACGCTCCGGGAGCGTGGCCACGTGGTCGCCGCCGCCGACCTCGTCGACGCCGTTCGGACTGCGGTCGCCGCCGACGGCGACGGCGTCCGCTCCCAGTACGGGAGCGTCGACTCCGACGGCCCCCGCCCCTGA
- a CDS encoding class I SAM-dependent methyltransferase: MERPCVRVPREAGERTRRALADADLVDEDHEIVVDDDVIYLPVTDPESLSGDYEVVYRDVPAHDRQRTPADLLGFDPSYERLGDVAILDTDDSERADRIAQAILESDLPVRAVIDRASKVKGDLRVRDWTVLATDPDDGDDRPATETVHREYGFEYLLDLAAVYFSPRLATERHRVTESVAADERAVDMFAGVGPFVVPMAARGATVVGVDLNPAAVEYLRENARRNGVADRVTAVEGDVRDVAADYAGWADRIVMNLPHSADDFLDAAVTLAGDDCVIHYYDIQHEDDPFGPGEAAIRDAAEPAGYDVEVLTRHVVRSYAPHELNVCLDVRLSR; encoded by the coding sequence ATGGAACGGCCGTGCGTTCGCGTCCCACGCGAGGCTGGCGAGCGAACCCGTCGAGCCCTTGCCGACGCCGACCTCGTCGACGAGGATCACGAAATCGTCGTCGACGACGACGTCATCTATCTCCCCGTGACCGACCCCGAGTCGCTGTCGGGCGACTACGAAGTGGTGTACCGCGACGTCCCCGCACACGACCGCCAGCGGACGCCAGCCGACCTGCTGGGGTTCGATCCCTCCTACGAGCGTCTCGGGGACGTGGCCATCCTCGATACGGACGACTCCGAACGCGCCGACCGGATCGCCCAGGCCATCCTCGAGTCGGATCTGCCGGTCCGGGCCGTGATCGACCGCGCCTCGAAAGTGAAAGGCGACCTCCGGGTGCGCGACTGGACCGTCCTCGCGACCGACCCCGACGACGGGGACGACCGCCCGGCGACGGAAACCGTCCACCGCGAGTACGGCTTCGAGTACCTGCTCGACCTCGCGGCGGTCTACTTCTCGCCACGCCTGGCCACCGAGCGCCACCGCGTCACCGAATCCGTCGCGGCCGACGAACGCGCCGTCGACATGTTCGCCGGCGTCGGCCCCTTCGTCGTTCCGATGGCCGCCCGTGGAGCGACCGTCGTGGGCGTCGACCTCAACCCCGCCGCCGTCGAGTACCTCCGCGAGAACGCGCGCCGGAACGGCGTCGCGGACCGCGTAACCGCCGTCGAGGGCGACGTGCGGGACGTCGCCGCCGACTACGCCGGCTGGGCCGACCGGATCGTGATGAACCTCCCCCACAGCGCCGACGACTTCCTCGACGCCGCCGTCACCCTCGCCGGCGACGACTGCGTCATCCACTACTACGACATCCAACACGAGGACGACCCCTTCGGCCCGGGCGAGGCGGCCATCCGCGACGCCGCCGAACCCGCGGGCTACGACGTCGAGGTGCTGACCCGACACGTGGTCCGGTCGTACGCGCCACACGAACTCAACGTCTGTCTCGACGTGCGACTGTCCCGGTGA
- a CDS encoding metal-dependent hydrolase: MPDLLTHALVAYVLAAVVADAGRLDDRYVPVVTVGSVAPDAMKLAVVLDRSTGVVAGVPYSAWGLHTLGGALVLAGVGALTIRSRDRRTAFAALAAGGVSHLFLDAFVIRVDGVAPPYLFPLSTWLPPAGNLYASTDVWPAVVALAVAVPVWLWRREG, translated from the coding sequence ATGCCCGACCTGCTCACGCACGCGCTCGTCGCCTACGTGCTCGCGGCCGTCGTCGCCGACGCCGGACGGCTCGACGACCGCTACGTCCCGGTCGTGACGGTCGGGAGCGTCGCCCCCGACGCGATGAAACTCGCCGTCGTGCTGGACCGCAGCACCGGCGTGGTCGCCGGCGTTCCGTACTCCGCCTGGGGCCTCCACACGCTCGGGGGCGCCCTCGTCCTCGCCGGGGTGGGCGCGCTGACGATCCGCTCCCGTGACCGCCGGACCGCCTTCGCCGCCCTCGCGGCCGGCGGCGTCAGTCATCTGTTTCTGGACGCCTTCGTGATCCGCGTCGACGGCGTCGCGCCGCCCTACCTCTTCCCGCTGTCGACGTGGCTCCCCCCGGCCGGTAACCTCTATGCGAGTACCGACGTCTGGCCGGCCGTCGTCGCCCTCGCCGTGGCCGTGCCCGTGTGGCTGTGGCGGCGGGAGGGGTGA